The nucleotide sequence TTGTTGAATGGCCATTCTACCGGCTACTTCAGACATGGGGGTCAATAGGGGTAGGGTGCCTTCATCGTCTTCCACTGTTTCGTAGGCGATACATATCGATTTGCTTTTGATCATGGCCTCGGTCAAGGCTTCGCTAGAGGCAAAATGAAAATAGGTGAATACAATCTGTTGTGGTTGTACCAAGGCGTACTCTACCTCCGTAGGTTCCTTTACTTTTACGATCATCTCACTGATGCCGTAGACTTGGCCTATGGTGTCTAAGATAAGGGCCCCGGCTTTCTTGTAGTCGTTATCAAAAAATCCACTGCCTTCGCCTGCAGTGGATTGGATGTATACGGTGTGGCCGTATTTGGTAAGTTCGTAAACACCTGCGGGGGTCATACCCACCCGGCTTTCATTGTTTTTTATTTCTTTAGGGATGCCTATTTTCATAGTGAACGGGGGCTTAAGATTAAAATGTGACTCTAAATAATGCAGGGGCGACTTTTAAAAGGCCCCAGTGAAAATAACTTAAATTAAGGAAAACGAACCATTTGGGGCTAAAAGAGTTTTTTTTAACTTTCTTCCGATGACCTGTGATTGGTGTTAAGACCAACATATGTGCCGTATTGTCCTGATATTTCGGGACTTTTGATTCTTTTGACTTTTTTAATGGCGTATGGAAGAAACGAGACTATGGTCATACCAGCTCCTATCAATAATAAGGTAAGCGGGCTAACAAATACTTCGCTAAACGAGAATATGCCGATTACCAAAATAGTGGAGAAGGGAAGGGAACAGGCCAAAATGTTTACGGCAAAGTTGATATCGAAGGTCGGTTCGGTCTGTTGGTCGTTCTCTTCCATGCTGCTAACGGCGCTCATATGGGCAAAGGGCCAAAAGCTGCAGGCACTTTGGGGGAATACTACCAACAAAAGAACCAGAGGGGCCGCTAAGGTGGGAAGCAATAATACGAATATACCTGAGATAAGGAAGGTAATGCCCGATCGGCGTACCAAAAGCGATAGGATGAGTCCGAATTCACCGGATTTTATACGTACGGCCATGCCGATGAACAATAACACCAAAGGCGTCATGAGTGTCTTCACGCTTAACACCGTATTTTTTAGAAAAAGTGGTAGGGAATCGAGGTTTAGCCCGAAAGCCAAAAGGAGGAGCCCAACGATCAAGACAAGGTTGATGGGTTCTTTGAGCAGTGAAAGGCCTAGACTTTTTAGTTTATTTGAAGTAGAAGGCTTGCCTTCTTGGGCCGAACGAAGATGGTACCAGTTCATGGCGAGCATATAGAGCATAATAAGTACGAAAATTTTATTGCCCACATCGGCCAGTGCCGCCAATGCCAAAGAATCGTCACCTAGGTATATGGCCAAGAAAGGAAAGCAGGATAGTCCGGGTGCCAATGAGGGGAGCAACATCATTATCGTGCGCTTTTTTGCACTTTGCTCTTTTGATAATGATATGCCGAGTATGTATTTTGATGCGGCCAGCATGATCAAGTTGAATGCCAGGGCCAGTACAGGGAATATTAAAAGTGAGCTGTCAAGTTTTATTTTTAATAAGGCAACGAATATCACAGCGGGCAGGGCTATACTGAGTATGAGTACTTTAACCCCTTTTAAATCCTGTTTCGCTACCTTTTTTTGTAGTAGGAAGCCCAAACCAATTATGAGTAATAGTTCTAAAGTGTTTTGAAGGGCGAAATTCATGAGTAAGCAGTTTAAGGTTATTGTTTAGTCTGTAAGTGAGAAAGGCCTATTGGGAGCCGAGCATAAAAGCATCAAGTCTGTTGGTTTTACGTTCGGCTCTTGGCCATTGAAATTATGCCAGTACCTTTTGTAGGGCCGTAGTGAAGAGTTTCATTTCTTCCATGGTACCCATGCTCACACGACACCAATTTTTGTCCATAATGCTGAAGGCGCGTACGCCAACACCTTCTGCGGTCATTTTCTCCAAGAATGCTTTTCCTTCCATTTCAATAGGAAAGATTATAAAACTTGTAGATGATGGTACATAGCTATAACCCATTCCGTCTAATACAGAATAAACATACTCCCTACATTCAGAATTCAATTTTCTTGTTTTGTTTGAAAATTCAATATCATCCATACTTGCCATTGCAGCATAAACTGATGGTAATGAAATACCCATACCACCTCTTGTTATTTTTTGAATGATAGCCAATGTTTCTGGTTGAGCAACCATGTAACCTACACGTAAGCCGGCCATACCTTGAATTTTAGAGAAAGTACGTGCAATCATTACATTCTTGCCTTCGTTTATTAGAGATACCATACTTTTTTTAGCAGCATCATCTAAAAATCCTAAATAGGCTTCATCTACAAAAATTGGAACTTTTTCAGAAACCCTAGAGCAAAAATCAATAAGTTCTTCGTGGTCTGTCATACTTCCCGTTGGATTGTTCGGGTTACAGATGTATACCAATTTTGTGTCAGCGTCGATGGCAGCTTCCATAGCTGGTAAATCATGAGACCAATCATCTTTTAGTTTGATGGGCTTCCATGTTGCTCCTGTAGCTTCAGCTACTTTTATCAATGACATGTATGAAGGGTCCGCAGAAACAATATTTCCTCCATTTTGGAAAAATACCATCGCAGTTTTTTCTAAAAGGTCAGAAGAACCAGGCCCCATCATAATAGTTTCGGCTTCAACTCCTTCTAATACTGCAATTTTATCTATGAGTGTATATAACTCCTTCCAGGCATATCTGTTACCTTTTGGTGCATATTTTTGCATAGCATCAACTGCCATAGGAGATGGTCCGTAAGGGTTTTCATTGGCGTTTAATTTTGCAAGAAGTTCAACAGGTTTGTCTACTTCATAAGGCAAATACTCTTTAAAAAAGGGAGTATATGGAAGATTGCCTTGAGCATCTATGGTCACTGGCTCGTTACCAAATGCCCCATAACTCAAATACGGTGCAGCTATTGCCCCGGCAGCTGTAAGTGCTCCTCGTTTCAACCAAGCTCTTCTGTCTAATGTTTTCATAATAATATGTGTTTTAAGTTAAAAAGTTTAAGTTCAATTTGATTCCACAGGTTCTGCGTTTAAGCCTAAATCACCTGACGCAATAATGGTAGTCCCATCAACATCGTATATGTTGATATGAGAATCCATTTCCGAAATACCTTCATAAAAACCAGCTTCGTCAATTACATAAAACTTGTTTTCCTCAAATTCGGCATAAAAATTAAGGAGAGGAAGGTATTCCTCGGTATCTCCATCACGATCATAGTCATCTGTATCCAACTGTGTATCATCTTCGTCAAATTGTTCTGCAAAAATCTTGACGTCATACAGGGTCATCATTGTTGTAATTTCTGTGCCAACAGCTCCCCCCATAATTGCCGAAGGATAAACAATTTCAAAAGGATCAGTTGAGTCATAGAGTGCACTGAACTCCGGGCTGTCTAGAGAAACCTGTACCAATGTCTGGTCTAGAGTAGTTTTATAAAAAACGACTCTACCAGTTACATTTGACCCTGACGGATCGGTAGATTCAATCGTGTATGCCATGTATTCGTTCAAGGTGCCACCTCCTTCTGCAGTAGTGAGAACAGGATCCAGTCTTTCTTGTTCACATGAAAACAAGCTTGCCGTAACCACTAGTGCTGCTAAAATGTTTTTTATATACTTTATCATAATTCTCTGTTTTAAGATTTTTACCAAATATTCGTCACTATAGTGTAAAGCTCAGTCTCCCAAAGTAGTAGGCTCCTGATGATCCTTGCTGATAGTTGGAATACAGGTTGAAGGTTCTTAGCTCGTACCTTATGATTTCAGGATATTCGTTAAAGATGTTGTTCCCTCCAACGGTAAAGCTGATTTTGTCGGTAAAGTTGTAAGTGATACCAATATCCGTGGTAAATTCAGGTGTAAAAAATTGGTCGGCATAACCAGTGCTGCCATCAAGTAAGGTACGTTGGATGTTGTCTCTTGTTTGAACGGAGCCAAAGCGTGTACCTCTTAACATGGCCGAGAACTTGCCAATGGAATAATTGAGTGTGCCAATAATTTTACTACTTGGTGTTCCGGTTTCGAATTGACCGATAAGGCTGCGGTTGACATAATTGTCGGCCAATTCTTCGTCGGTTAGGTTGGTGTTCAGGTCAGGTAGGTTTACGCCTTCGAATGTGTTCTCCCTAAAGGTTCCCGATAGTATTACGCCTAATCGTCCCGCTCCAAGATTGGTGTTGTAGTTCATTACGGCTTCAACCCCTTTAGTGCTGATGTCACCGCCATTTATTCTAAAACTGGCCAGACCACTACCTATGATCGGGGAGAGTACGGGGGCTTGACCTGCGTCAAATTCCCCGGTTTCGAAAATTCTATCGAATATGTCAATTTTATAGGCATCGACCGTAAGGTTCAGTTTTCCGATTTTGGTAGTGAAGCCTAGGCTGTAGTTTCTTGATCGTTCTTCCTGTAACTGGTTTACTCCTAAGGCTCTTGCGGCAGAACTGCTGTTTTGGTAGAGTGTGCCATCAAATGGTTGTAGGCCGATGAAAAAGGTATAACTGTGCGAATAGTTTAATTCTTGAAGGGATGGTGCCCTAAAGCCACTACTGAAAGACCCTCTAAAGGCAAAATTATCGCCGATGGAATAGCGGGCAGCTACTTTGCCGGTCATTACATTTCCGAAGTCGGAAAAGTTTTCCATACGAACGGCTCCTGAAATCAAGAAATCTTCCGTAACATCCAATTCCATATCTAAATACGCTGCCATTACGGAACGGTAGGTGTTACTTTCGTTTTCCGGAGCAAAACCTCTGAAGCACTGGCAGTTCAAAGCGTAGTTTTTCACCAATTCCTGGCTTACCCCTGCATATGGAAGTACGACCGCATTTCCAGAGCCGTCAACAATTGGGGTTCCGTTTAGGTCTTCCAAGGGGAAACCGTCGGGACCAACGAGGGCTTGGTTGTCTTGTGTAGCTGTTACAACGCCTGCGGTGCCTGCTGTCCAACTTTCTTCTTGACCGGCTACTATGGAGTAATTCTCTACCCTTAACTCCCCACCAAAGGCCACGTTAAGCCCAGATAGAATATCATCGTAATAATTATTGAAATCTAGGTTGATGGTGTTTTGGGCGAAGCTGTGCGTACCTAGGTTCATTTCGGTCGGGGAACTTGTTCCTATACTGGCATTCCAGGTATTGAACATTCCGTATTTGGCGGAGTTCATACCAAAACTGTTACTCAGGTCAAAATCGAAATCACCTAGTTTACCTGTGATACCCATGGATAAGGAAAGATTGTATTGGTCGGTGTAAATCTGTGGCCTAAATCCGTTCGGGTATAGGTCGTAACTTGTTCGGTCTGCTTGTCCGGCCCTTCTGTAAAAGCAGCTGTAGGCATCTGAGTATTGGTAGCCGAAGTCTCCAAAAGCATAAAAATCCGTGGTTTCACTCAAGGGATTTTCAAGGTTGAAGCCAAAGCCGATGAGGGTTTTTGCAGGTTGTCCCGAATAGGTGGAGACGTCTACCTGTTCAATATCCCTTGCGGCCATGAGGCCTTCTACAGTTGTTAATGAGCCAATTGCTGCGGCGTCACCGTTTGCTTGGGCGGCAATAAGTTCTGGGTTGGTTATTACGGGTCTACCGCTAACATCGGTAGTTTCATTGTTCAAATAGTTGTCGCTGTAAAGGGGGGCTCTGTCTATCTCAAGAACTGTGGGGCGTATGGTACGTTCCGATTGGCTTATTAAAGCTGATGCGTTAAAGAAGCCTCCGTTTTCGAAACCTACACCGTAATTGCCGTCGAATTGAAAGTTGAATCCGTCCCAATCGCCCGAGGATCTGTTCAAGGTTTTTTCCCCATCGGTTAGGTCAGAATCGCTAAAGTCGGGGGACTTGTTCGGGTAGCCTCCAACGGTAAGGGTTCCCGTAAATTCACCGGTTCCTTTTTTGGTAACTACGTTGATTACCCCGGCAATGGCATCGGAGCCGTACTGGGCCGAAGCGCCATCCCTAAGTATTTCAATATGGTCAATGCCAATGGAAGGTATAAATTTCATATCTACGGCATTAGAAGCTGTACCGGTCTGTGATGCCGATAAGATGGCCGAGGTGTGCCTTCTCTTTCCGTTAACCAATACTAACATTTGGTTAGGCGCCAATCCCCTGAGGCTTGGTGGGCTAACGAAAGACGAAAGGTCTCCTCCACCGCTGGTATATGCCGTAAATGAAGGGGCCGAAGCCGCTAACATTTGGGAAAGATCTTGCTGTGGCATATTGATGGCGTCTTTTTTTATGTCGATGACATCTACTGGCACCGGGGTGTCTAGCTTGGTTCTGGGTTGTCCCCTTGAGCCGATTACGATCGTTTCAAGTAGTTGTTCCGCTGCCATAACCAAGGTGACGTTTAATGTGGTCTGTCCGTTTATGGGTATTTCCTTGGTGCCGTAACCCAATGATGAGAATATAAGAATGGCATCGGCCGGGGCATCTATGGTATACTCCCCGTCAAAATTTGTAGTGGCCCCTTTTGTCGTGCCTTTAATAATGATGTCGGTGCCGGGTAGTACAACACCTTCTTCGTCGATTACCGTACCGGTAATAGTCTGCTCTTGGCCAAATGATACATATATGCAGTTTAACAAGAGGAATGATAGTATTAGAGCTTTCTTCATAAGTACGTGTTTTGGTTGATACTAAACAGTATTCATTTGTCCGACCTCACCTTGCCCTACTCATGGGGGAACGGTGGTCAAATGCATATCAAAAGAAAAGTTCCGGATACTTAACGGTGTCGATTGTCAATTTCTGTGACCTAACGACAAGACAATATTAGGGTGAGTTTTTGATAAAAAAAAATGTGAAATGGTTTGAAAATACTGGTTTTTAGTAGGTTACAAACGTATTGTCTAACGAATCGATAATTTTTTGGCCAATTTTAACCGATATGGCAGATTTTGTTTTTCGGTGGTTTTAAAATCTATCAATTAGTAGAAATTGTCTTATGAAATCACTTTTATGGCATCCAAAATTTGACATGGTCAATTTTTAATTATATCTATAAAAAAACGCCTTTTATTAGTGAATTATAACTGTTTTTTTTAAATCATTAAACTATTTTTACTAAAATCATCTATTTGGTAAATTAAATTGAAAGATTTTTTAATCAATAAAGTTGATTGTCAGGCTTTGAGCCCTGAAATGAGGCAAATACTAACCGCGAAAAATACTACAAATGAGAGATAAACTTGATGGAGTAGATCACAAAATATTGACCTTGTTGTCCGACGACGCACAGATGCCGTATACCGAGGTTGCCAAAAGGGCCGGGATCTCTCCGGGAACGGTTCATATGAGAACCCGAAAGATGAAGAATATGGGGGTAATCAAGGGGGCTACCCTGAGTTTGGACTATAGTAAAATGGGGTATAAAATGACGGTTTTTCTGGGGATTTACCTACGTGAGAGTTTTTTGTACAAAACGGTTATGGAAGAGCTTGCTAAAATTCGGGAGGTGGTAAAAATTCACCATAGTACGGGTAAGTACGATATATTCATTAAAGTCCATGCAAAAGATAGTCTCCACTATCGTAACCTTTACCAAGAATCTATACTTACTATAGAAGGGATAAGGGGTATAGAGTCGTTTATATCGGTGGAGGAGAAAATGAGCCGACATATAGATTTTGAAGGATAATCGACCATTGCTTGGTGGTACTGCCAATAGCGCTTAAATAAAAATGAGCCCATGATGATGTTTTTTGGTAATAAAACGTTAAAAACCGTTTTTTGGGTAACGATCGTATACTTCCGTCGTCTTTAAGGTATATCATCAATCATTTAAATCAACAAATCATGAGAAATTTAAGTTTACTATGGGTGGCTGTAATGCTACTATCGGTCGGTAGTCTTTTTGCCAATGGGAAAGAGAGTGAAAAACCTTCAGGAAGTCTGGCTTATCAAATAGCTGAGCTATTAAGTGACAACGAATTGACCGCCCAAGAGGTCGATAAGCTTGCAAGTGTGAGTTTTACGTTGAATGAACGTCAAGAGATCGTAATATTGGCGATCGATTCCGATAACGAGGTTGTAAAGGCCTTTGTGGAAGAAAGACTTGAGGCTAAAAAGGTAGTTGTGCAAGGGTATAAGGCAGGCAGGACCTATACTTTGCCGGTGCGGATAGCCCGCTAAGCTGTGTTGTTGGAAGAAATATGGATCCTGAGACCCGATTAATTATCGGACTCAGGATTTTTTTTTGTTCTTGTATTTTACGTTGGTAATATCTTTGTTTATCCGTTTTTGCTGTTGGGTCTTGAAGTCCGGGCGCTTCTGTTTCAAGGGCTTTACGGGTTTCTTCATCAGTACCTCGCCAGGGTTTTTTGGGTTGTCCTTCGTTCCTCTTAAGTGGATAACTAGTCCGTTCAAGAAATTACGTAAAACTTGATCCCCACACTCCCGGTAATTGGGGTGGTCTTCTTTTCTGAAAAAAGCACCCAATTCACTCTTGCTAATGTTGAAATCAACAAGTTTTAAGATGTCTACGATCTCATCATCGCGCAACATGAGGGCTACTCTAAGCTTTTTGAAAACATCGTTATTGTCCATTGTCAAAAATTTTTGACAAGGTATTACAAATTAAACTTCCGACCACAATCGCTAGGCAATTATCGGGTATATAATATGGGAGGTAACCCTTCTAACCTATCCATTTGACACGCGTTTTTAGTTTAAAAATGACAATTTGACCGTTATAAATGTTAAATAAATGTCAAAAAGTCAGTTAAAGAGGCTTGGTACGTGAATTGTTTATAACAGTTCAAATTAAAAGTCTAATACAAAACATTGAAGTCATGAGTATAGTAAAAAGAAATAACCTGGTTTTTCCTTCTTTGATGAACGATATTTTTAAACCCGACTGGTTTGGGGGTATGGAAAATGTCGCGGCCAGTTCACCTGCAGTAAATATTAAGGATAATGAAAAGAATTTTGAGCTCGATTTGATGGTTCCTGGTCGAAAAAAAGAGGATTTTAATATTGAAGTAGATGCCGATTTATTGACTATTTCTTCCGAGATCAAGAAGGAGGAAGAAACAAATGAGGAGAATTACACCC is from Zobellia galactanivorans and encodes:
- a CDS encoding DUF1456 family protein — its product is MDNNDVFKKLRVALMLRDDEIVDILKLVDFNISKSELGAFFRKEDHPNYRECGDQVLRNFLNGLVIHLRGTKDNPKNPGEVLMKKPVKPLKQKRPDFKTQQQKRINKDITNVKYKNKKKS
- a CDS encoding Hsp20/alpha crystallin family protein; protein product: MSIVKRNNLVFPSLMNDIFKPDWFGGMENVAASSPAVNIKDNEKNFELDLMVPGRKKEDFNIEVDADLLTISSEIKKEEETNEENYTRREFRFSSFKRAFTLPETIDSEAIKAEYIDGVLKITLPKKEEALPKPKRVIELK
- a CDS encoding AEC family transporter, producing the protein MNFALQNTLELLLIIGLGFLLQKKVAKQDLKGVKVLILSIALPAVIFVALLKIKLDSSLLIFPVLALAFNLIMLAASKYILGISLSKEQSAKKRTIMMLLPSLAPGLSCFPFLAIYLGDDSLALAALADVGNKIFVLIMLYMLAMNWYHLRSAQEGKPSTSNKLKSLGLSLLKEPINLVLIVGLLLLAFGLNLDSLPLFLKNTVLSVKTLMTPLVLLFIGMAVRIKSGEFGLILSLLVRRSGITFLISGIFVLLLPTLAAPLVLLLVVFPQSACSFWPFAHMSAVSSMEENDQQTEPTFDINFAVNILACSLPFSTILVIGIFSFSEVFVSPLTLLLIGAGMTIVSFLPYAIKKVKRIKSPEISGQYGTYVGLNTNHRSSEES
- a CDS encoding pyridoxal phosphate-dependent aminotransferase, producing MKTLDRRAWLKRGALTAAGAIAAPYLSYGAFGNEPVTIDAQGNLPYTPFFKEYLPYEVDKPVELLAKLNANENPYGPSPMAVDAMQKYAPKGNRYAWKELYTLIDKIAVLEGVEAETIMMGPGSSDLLEKTAMVFFQNGGNIVSADPSYMSLIKVAEATGATWKPIKLKDDWSHDLPAMEAAIDADTKLVYICNPNNPTGSMTDHEELIDFCSRVSEKVPIFVDEAYLGFLDDAAKKSMVSLINEGKNVMIARTFSKIQGMAGLRVGYMVAQPETLAIIQKITRGGMGISLPSVYAAMASMDDIEFSNKTRKLNSECREYVYSVLDGMGYSYVPSSTSFIIFPIEMEGKAFLEKMTAEGVGVRAFSIMDKNWCRVSMGTMEEMKLFTTALQKVLA
- a CDS encoding Lrp/AsnC family transcriptional regulator, producing the protein MRDKLDGVDHKILTLLSDDAQMPYTEVAKRAGISPGTVHMRTRKMKNMGVIKGATLSLDYSKMGYKMTVFLGIYLRESFLYKTVMEELAKIREVVKIHHSTGKYDIFIKVHAKDSLHYRNLYQESILTIEGIRGIESFISVEEKMSRHIDFEG
- a CDS encoding TonB-dependent receptor; the protein is MKKALILSFLLLNCIYVSFGQEQTITGTVIDEEGVVLPGTDIIIKGTTKGATTNFDGEYTIDAPADAILIFSSLGYGTKEIPINGQTTLNVTLVMAAEQLLETIVIGSRGQPRTKLDTPVPVDVIDIKKDAINMPQQDLSQMLAASAPSFTAYTSGGGDLSSFVSPPSLRGLAPNQMLVLVNGKRRHTSAILSASQTGTASNAVDMKFIPSIGIDHIEILRDGASAQYGSDAIAGVINVVTKKGTGEFTGTLTVGGYPNKSPDFSDSDLTDGEKTLNRSSGDWDGFNFQFDGNYGVGFENGGFFNASALISQSERTIRPTVLEIDRAPLYSDNYLNNETTDVSGRPVITNPELIAAQANGDAAAIGSLTTVEGLMAARDIEQVDVSTYSGQPAKTLIGFGFNLENPLSETTDFYAFGDFGYQYSDAYSCFYRRAGQADRTSYDLYPNGFRPQIYTDQYNLSLSMGITGKLGDFDFDLSNSFGMNSAKYGMFNTWNASIGTSSPTEMNLGTHSFAQNTINLDFNNYYDDILSGLNVAFGGELRVENYSIVAGQEESWTAGTAGVVTATQDNQALVGPDGFPLEDLNGTPIVDGSGNAVVLPYAGVSQELVKNYALNCQCFRGFAPENESNTYRSVMAAYLDMELDVTEDFLISGAVRMENFSDFGNVMTGKVAARYSIGDNFAFRGSFSSGFRAPSLQELNYSHSYTFFIGLQPFDGTLYQNSSSAARALGVNQLQEERSRNYSLGFTTKIGKLNLTVDAYKIDIFDRIFETGEFDAGQAPVLSPIIGSGLASFRINGGDISTKGVEAVMNYNTNLGAGRLGVILSGTFRENTFEGVNLPDLNTNLTDEELADNYVNRSLIGQFETGTPSSKIIGTLNYSIGKFSAMLRGTRFGSVQTRDNIQRTLLDGSTGYADQFFTPEFTTDIGITYNFTDKISFTVGGNNIFNEYPEIIRYELRTFNLYSNYQQGSSGAYYFGRLSFTL